One part of the Botrytis cinerea B05.10 chromosome 8, complete sequence genome encodes these proteins:
- the Bcmvp1 gene encoding Bcmvp1 codes for MSLFGDSDEPVGATIPSKSRLSLFDDEPSSTPGSKSSLFADDDDVSGGSPWGTSLPKKLDRGGLLKNLLPTSDVPESYIDIFDDILKDGNESNGRLSGTGVTKLLDAADLGPEKSSWIMKIISPNSQPQDLERNEVNVLLALIGLAQEEEDVHDVTLDGVDERRRNLPVPKLAGLTNLPTANVESSATDESTTKPTQRPATPPSVPSIHNSLSPPQSRMLRKDSLEFPEADPWGSPALHKGHNHAIPRPNGAPTNGVREPVRTVSGFTNTSTGPSNEDRRQQSRSAPMEPASGGWGSYDANPNFNNSTTPPVGGSGGFGGDGGEGERPEEAAPPARTFGGGRVTSNGAEENIVVTLLAEKEGMFLFQHHNYQVSSVRRGSKVVRRYSDFVWLLDCLQKRFPFRQLPLLPPKRVAVNGNHLAAESSFMEKRRRGLARFSNALVRHPVLSQEQLVIMFLTVPTHQELAVWRKQATISVQEEFVGRPLPPGLEDSLPPTLNDLFAQTRTGIRRSAEAYVNMCNLMDRLAKRNEGLAADHLRMALCLQSLTDVSQDTYAIDTNDVPLLNEGLHSTAKHLSNSQNILEDEAKAWDQGVLEDLKKQRDSLVSMRDMFERRDRYDKDNIPYLERRIENNENKLVTIRSKPENMVKPGEIEKVTEAIIKDKESIVAQHARGIFIKECIRDELSYFQSTQYNISRLSQDWAQERVKYSELQAHNWRQLEEELESMPLGD; via the exons ATGTCTCTATTCGGAGATTCCGACGAGCCTGTTGGCGCAACAATCCCGTCAAAGTCGCGGTTATCCCTCTTCGACGACGAGCCAAGTTCAACCCCAGGATCCAAATCTTCACTATTCGCAGATGACGACGATGTTTCGGGAGGCTCGCCATGGGGTACATCACTGCCAAAGAAGCTAGATCGGGGAGGTTTACTaaaaaatcttcttcccacATCCGATGTGCCCGAGAGTTATATTGACATCTTTGATGATATACTCAAGGATGGCAATGAATCCAATGGAAGACTTAGTGGGACCGGCGTGACAAAACTTCTAGATGCTGCAGACTTGGGCCCCGAGAAGTCGAGCTGGATCATGAAGATTATTTCCCCTAATTCACAACCACAAGATCTAGAACGGAACGAGGTTAACGTACTATTGGCCTTGATCGGGTTGGCtcaggaagaagaggatgttCATGACGTTACACTTGATGGCGTAGATGAGCGACGAAGGA ATCTCCCAGTACCCAAGCTTGCAGGCTTGACAAATTTACCAACCGCGAATGTAGAATCTTCTGCGACCGATGAATCAACTACAAAGCCTACCCAACGACCTGCAACCCCACCATCTGTACCATCCATACATAACTCATTGTCCCCTCCACAATCTAGAATGTTACGCAAAGACTCCCTGGAATTTCCCGAAGCCGACCCATGGGGAAGCCCGGCTCTTCACAAAGGTCATAATCACGCTATTCCCAGACCGAATGGAGCCCCGACAAATGGAGTGCGCGAACCTGTGAGAACCGTAAGTGGGTTTACAAATACTTCTACAGGACCATCGAATGAAGATCGGCGTCAGCAGTCTAGAAGTGCTCCTATGGAGCCTGCGAGTGGAGGATGGGGCTCCTATGATGCGAatccaaatttcaataacTCGACAACACCACCAGTTGGCGGTAGTGGTGGATTCGGCGGTGATGGTGGGGAGGGGGAGCGGCCAGAGGAAGCTGCTCCTCCAGCCCGCACATTTGGCGGTGGTCGTGTGACTAGTAATGGAGCAGAAGAGAATATAGTCGTCACTCTGTTAGCTGAGAAAGAGGGAATGTTCTTATTCCAGCATCATAATTATCAAGTTTCTTCTGTTCGCAGAGGAAGTAAGGTTGTGAGAAGATATAGTGATTTTGTCTGGCTGCTAGATTGCTTACAAAAGCGATTCCCTTTCAGACAATTGCCACTTCTGCCCCCAAAGAGAGTCGCAG TAAATGGAAATCACCTGGCTGCAGAAAGCTCATTTATGGAGAAGCGCAGAAGAGGATTAGCACGGTTTTCCAATGCACTTGTCCGACACCCTGTTCTTAGTCAAGAGCAATTGGTCATAATGTTTTTGACTGTTCCAACA CATCAGGAGCTTGCTGTTTGGCGAAAGCAGGCTACTATATCTGTTCAGGAGGAATTTGTTGGACGACCACTACCTCCGGGACTAGAAGACTCTCTTCCTCCTACTCTGAACGATCTCTTCGCTCAGACTCGAACTGGTATCCGACGATCTGCAGAAGCCTATGTTAACATGTGCAATCTTATGGACCGCCTAGCAAAACGCAATGAAGGTCTGGCTGCAGATCATTTACGCATGGCGCTGTGCTTGCAATCGCTCACTGATGTCTCCCAAGACACCTATGCTATCGATACCAATGATGTGCCACTGTTGAACGAGGGTCTTCATTCTACTGCCAAGCATCTTTCCAACAGTCAGAACATTCTCGAGGATGAGGCCAAGGCCTGGGATCAAGGCGTTCTAGAAGACTTGAAGAAGCAACGAGACTCTCTTGTGAGCATGAGAGATATGTTCGAGCGTCGGGATCGCTATGACAAAGACAATATTCCATATTTAGAACGCAGGATTGAAAACAACGAGAATAAATTAGTGACAATACGATCAAAGCCTGAAAACATGGTTAAGCCaggagagattgaaaaggtCACAGAAGCCATTATCAAA GACAAGGAGTCTATTGTAGCTCAGCATGCACGAgggatatttattaaagagtGCATAAGAGACGAGCTCAGCTACTTCCAATCAACACAATATAACATCAGTCGACTAAGTCAAGACTGGGCACAAGAACGTGTCAAATACTCGGAGCTTCAAGCCCATAACTGGAGACAACTGGAAGAGGAGCTCGAAAGTATGCCACTTGGGGATTAG
- the Bcmvp1 gene encoding Bcmvp1, with amino-acid sequence MSLFGDSDEPVGATIPSKSRLSLFDDEPSSTPGSKSSLFADDDDVSGGSPWGTSLPKKLDRGGLLKNLLPTSDVPESYIDIFDDILKDGNESNGRLSGTGVTKLLDAADLGPEKSSWIMKIISPNSQPQDLERNEVNVLLALIGLAQEEEDVHDVTLDGVDERRRNLPVPKLAGLTNLPTANVESSATDESTTKPTQRPATPPSVPSIHNSLSPPQSRMLRKDSLEFPEADPWGSPALHKGHNHAIPRPNGAPTNGVREPVRTVSGFTNTSTGPSNEDRRQQSRSAPMEPASGGWGSYDANPNFNNSTTPPVGGSGGFGGDGGEGERPEEAAPPARTFGGGRVTSNGAEENIVVTLLAEKEGMFLFQHHNYQVSSVRRGSKVVRRYSDFVWLLDCLQKRFPFRQLPLLPPKRVAVNGNHLAAESSFMEKRRRGLARFSNALVRHPVLSQEQLVIMFLTVPTELAVWRKQATISVQEEFVGRPLPPGLEDSLPPTLNDLFAQTRTGIRRSAEAYVNMCNLMDRLAKRNEGLAADHLRMALCLQSLTDVSQDTYAIDTNDVPLLNEGLHSTAKHLSNSQNILEDEAKAWDQGVLEDLKKQRDSLVSMRDMFERRDRYDKDNIPYLERRIENNENKLVTIRSKPENMVKPGEIEKVTEAIIKDKESIVAQHARGIFIKECIRDELSYFQSTQYNISRLSQDWAQERVKYSELQAHNWRQLEEELESMPLGD; translated from the exons ATGTCTCTATTCGGAGATTCCGACGAGCCTGTTGGCGCAACAATCCCGTCAAAGTCGCGGTTATCCCTCTTCGACGACGAGCCAAGTTCAACCCCAGGATCCAAATCTTCACTATTCGCAGATGACGACGATGTTTCGGGAGGCTCGCCATGGGGTACATCACTGCCAAAGAAGCTAGATCGGGGAGGTTTACTaaaaaatcttcttcccacATCCGATGTGCCCGAGAGTTATATTGACATCTTTGATGATATACTCAAGGATGGCAATGAATCCAATGGAAGACTTAGTGGGACCGGCGTGACAAAACTTCTAGATGCTGCAGACTTGGGCCCCGAGAAGTCGAGCTGGATCATGAAGATTATTTCCCCTAATTCACAACCACAAGATCTAGAACGGAACGAGGTTAACGTACTATTGGCCTTGATCGGGTTGGCtcaggaagaagaggatgttCATGACGTTACACTTGATGGCGTAGATGAGCGACGAAGGA ATCTCCCAGTACCCAAGCTTGCAGGCTTGACAAATTTACCAACCGCGAATGTAGAATCTTCTGCGACCGATGAATCAACTACAAAGCCTACCCAACGACCTGCAACCCCACCATCTGTACCATCCATACATAACTCATTGTCCCCTCCACAATCTAGAATGTTACGCAAAGACTCCCTGGAATTTCCCGAAGCCGACCCATGGGGAAGCCCGGCTCTTCACAAAGGTCATAATCACGCTATTCCCAGACCGAATGGAGCCCCGACAAATGGAGTGCGCGAACCTGTGAGAACCGTAAGTGGGTTTACAAATACTTCTACAGGACCATCGAATGAAGATCGGCGTCAGCAGTCTAGAAGTGCTCCTATGGAGCCTGCGAGTGGAGGATGGGGCTCCTATGATGCGAatccaaatttcaataacTCGACAACACCACCAGTTGGCGGTAGTGGTGGATTCGGCGGTGATGGTGGGGAGGGGGAGCGGCCAGAGGAAGCTGCTCCTCCAGCCCGCACATTTGGCGGTGGTCGTGTGACTAGTAATGGAGCAGAAGAGAATATAGTCGTCACTCTGTTAGCTGAGAAAGAGGGAATGTTCTTATTCCAGCATCATAATTATCAAGTTTCTTCTGTTCGCAGAGGAAGTAAGGTTGTGAGAAGATATAGTGATTTTGTCTGGCTGCTAGATTGCTTACAAAAGCGATTCCCTTTCAGACAATTGCCACTTCTGCCCCCAAAGAGAGTCGCAG TAAATGGAAATCACCTGGCTGCAGAAAGCTCATTTATGGAGAAGCGCAGAAGAGGATTAGCACGGTTTTCCAATGCACTTGTCCGACACCCTGTTCTTAGTCAAGAGCAATTGGTCATAATGTTTTTGACTGTTCCAACA GAGCTTGCTGTTTGGCGAAAGCAGGCTACTATATCTGTTCAGGAGGAATTTGTTGGACGACCACTACCTCCGGGACTAGAAGACTCTCTTCCTCCTACTCTGAACGATCTCTTCGCTCAGACTCGAACTGGTATCCGACGATCTGCAGAAGCCTATGTTAACATGTGCAATCTTATGGACCGCCTAGCAAAACGCAATGAAGGTCTGGCTGCAGATCATTTACGCATGGCGCTGTGCTTGCAATCGCTCACTGATGTCTCCCAAGACACCTATGCTATCGATACCAATGATGTGCCACTGTTGAACGAGGGTCTTCATTCTACTGCCAAGCATCTTTCCAACAGTCAGAACATTCTCGAGGATGAGGCCAAGGCCTGGGATCAAGGCGTTCTAGAAGACTTGAAGAAGCAACGAGACTCTCTTGTGAGCATGAGAGATATGTTCGAGCGTCGGGATCGCTATGACAAAGACAATATTCCATATTTAGAACGCAGGATTGAAAACAACGAGAATAAATTAGTGACAATACGATCAAAGCCTGAAAACATGGTTAAGCCaggagagattgaaaaggtCACAGAAGCCATTATCAAA GACAAGGAGTCTATTGTAGCTCAGCATGCACGAgggatatttattaaagagtGCATAAGAGACGAGCTCAGCTACTTCCAATCAACACAATATAACATCAGTCGACTAAGTCAAGACTGGGCACAAGAACGTGTCAAATACTCGGAGCTTCAAGCCCATAACTGGAGACAACTGGAAGAGGAGCTCGAAAGTATGCCACTTGGGGATTAG
- the Bcdcn1 gene encoding Bcdcn1 → MPPNGQQRSMLNEFMQITGVSERNALKILKSAGWKLETACDSFFQGNGTPAQAKEKESLTRLFESYRTSNDDADMVGVDGTMKYFGDDLGINLEGVEFLIPCEIIQVPSIGEMTKDGFVEGWKNLGLDTLPKQKEYISKAKDSLSTDVDLFKRVYKHTFVCAREKGQKALSLELASVYWELLFNSPGRTWKTGSTDWIKLWLEFLGQNWKKSVNKDLWNQTYQFHAKTVEDESLSFWTEDSAWPSVIDEFVAWVKKNRGDSEEVGETMETD, encoded by the exons ATGCCTCCAAATGGGCAACAACGTTCCATGCTCAATGAGTTCATGCAGATTACTGGAGTTTCTGAAAGAAATGCTTTGAAA ATTCTTAAATCGGCGGGATGGAAGCTAGAAACAGCATGTGATAG CTTCTTCCAAGGAAATGGTACCCCTGcccaagcaaaagaaaaggaatccTTGACGAGGCTTTTTGAGAGCTACCGCA CTTCCAACGATGATGCCGACATGGTTGGTGTTGACGGCACTATGAAGTATTTTGGGGATGATTTGGGCATCAACCTCGAAGGTGTTGAGTTTTTGATCCCCTGCGAAATCATTCAAGTACCATCAATAGGAGAGATGACCAAAGATGGCTTTGTCGAAGGATGGAAAAACTTGGG CCTTGATACATTGCCCAAGCAAAAGGAATACATTTCAAAGGCCAAAGATTCATTGTCGACCGACGTGGACTTGTTCAAGAGAGTATATAAGCACACCTTTGTCTGTGCTCGCGAGAAGGGACAGAAAGCTCTTTCATTAGAACTCGCCAGTGTATACTGGGAGCTTTTGTTCAACTCTCCGGGAAGGACATGGAAGACAGGCTCGACGGATTGGATCAAACTATGGTTGGAATTCCTCGGAcagaattggaagaagagtGTCAACAAGGATTTATGGAACCAGACATATCAATTTCATGCAAAGACAGTGGAGGATGAGAGTCTGAGCTTCTGGACTGAAGATTCAGCATGGCCAAGTGTCATTGATGAATTTGTTGCATGGGTAAAGAAGAACAGGGGAGATTCGGAGGAAGTAGGAGAGACGATGGAGACTGATTGA